From Zea mays cultivar B73 chromosome 3, Zm-B73-REFERENCE-NAM-5.0, whole genome shotgun sequence:
GCTAATAAAAAGTGACTAGCTGCAACTTTCATTAGAATTTTCGTGGGAGGGAAATTGTTTTGTTAATGATATACAATTGAAATTCTTCGGGATCTCATATTCATAATTTGTACACCGTCGCAGCGCACGAGCACATACCATAAACTGTGGACTAATCTAGATTGTTTGGATTAGCTCTAGATTTAGGAAATAAGTGGACTAATCTAGATTGTTTGGATTAGCTCTAGATTTAGGAGATAAGGATGGCAAACCAGTTACAACATCTATCATTTACAAATGTATTCTTGCACTGGTGTGCTTTTAAATCCAAGCAGACTGCTATTTTTGATTATTTGATTGAGTTTATAAGTTATCATAATATCATATGTCCCCGTTGTAACGCACGGTCACTCATCTAGTATAGTAATATTACTGATAACACCATCCCTCACAGAGGCCAGGCCTTCTTTCCCTGGCGGTTTGTAGAGCCAGCCAACGCAGAAAACACGCTGCAAAGTGCAAACCATGCGTCCGAAGCAGGTTTACCACCAAACGCAGCAACAATCCGCCATCCGTGGTCTTGCCAAAACGGCAGCAGAGTCCACTACCTGTATTGTGTCAGTTCCGGCGCAAAAAGTGCAACAGCGATCAAAGGCGTGCGATGAAGTGCAACAGCGATCAGTGGGGAGTGGCCAACGGTCACGACTCACTCGCACGTTCACTGAATTCATTTCAGGTTTTTGCTATCACGCCCACGTCACCTCCTCGAGTCATCCAGTCGAGCTGTAGGAGTATCACGCGCTTCCTGTGCATCGATCGGAATCTCTGCGTGGCGTGGACGTCGTCCAAGTCGCTTGCTTCACCCTATAGAGAAACCAAAGCATAGCCCGACGCTTCATAATCATAAATAAATAATATCTATAATTCTATATATATAGCAGTCTCTTGTTGAGCAGAATCAGCAGAAAGGTGCAGCTTCAGGAGGAGCTCTCATGGCGTCATAAGTCTCTGGAAGGTCCAAATTAAGATTAGAAGATGGACGGCGAGATGGACGAGGACGCGCTGACGGAGATCCTTGCGAGGCTGCCGTGCAGGTCGCTGGCGCGGTTCCAGTGCGTCTCCACGTCGTGGCGCCGCATCATCTCGAGCGACTACCTCCGCCGCCGGCTGCCGCTCATCACGTCGGGGGTGCTCTACCACGACGACACGTGCCGCGGCGGCGCGGACGGCGGCAGGAGGCAGCAGGTGTACACGTACGCGTGCGCGTCAGGCGGcggcgccaccgccaccgccaccgccacggCGGAGGCCCCCGACATGGGCTTCTTCCCGCGCCACGACACGTCCACCATCATCGACGGCTGCAACGGGCTGCTGCTCTACTACGCGTCCCGCCCGACGGCGGCGTTCCACGTCGTGAACCCGACCACGCGGCGGTGGGCGGAGCTGCCGGCGCCGCGCGCGAGGAcgctgctctccgtgctggcgtTCGACCCCTGCGCGTCCCCGCGCTACCGGGTGGTGTGCTTCACCGGGTGGCTCCCCCGGGGCGCGACCCTCGAGGTGTTCGACTCGGAGCGCGGCGCGTGGACCGACCACGAGGTCGACTTCGGCCTCGACACCGACGCCATGTCCGCCACCATGCACTACTCCGGCGGCGCGCTCCACGTGCTGGCCTACTCGGGCCACGTCGTCCGCGTCGACCTGGACACCATGGCGTCCGCGGCCACCGAGCTCCCGGCCCCCGTCAGCTGCCGGGCGCGCGCCGGGCACTGCCGCGGCCGCCTGCGCTTCGCGTCCAGCGACGGAGCGCGCCTCAGGATCTGGGAGCTCAGGGACGCCACCGGAGGCGAGTGGGCGCTCAAGCACGAGATCGGGGTCGCCGACGTCGTCCCCGGCGCCGCGTCCCAGCCCATCACGTTCCTGTTCATGGCGTTCCACCCCGAGCGGGAGGTGGTGTACCTGTGGTCGCCGTGGAAGCTGCTGGCGTTCGACATGGTCCAgaggcgcgtcgaggaggagtgggCGTTCGGTTCGGAGAAAGAAGGCACGCATCTCATACAGGTCTGGTTGTTTCCGTTCTCGCGCCATTTGGCCAGCGCGCTGGCCTGATTCGGC
This genomic window contains:
- the LOC103650939 gene encoding uncharacterized protein LOC103650939, with the translated sequence MDGEMDEDALTEILARLPCRSLARFQCVSTSWRRIISSDYLRRRLPLITSGVLYHDDTCRGGADGGRRQQVYTYACASGGGATATATATAEAPDMGFFPRHDTSTIIDGCNGLLLYYASRPTAAFHVVNPTTRRWAELPAPRARTLLSVLAFDPCASPRYRVVCFTGWLPRGATLEVFDSERGAWTDHEVDFGLDTDAMSATMHYSGGALHVLAYSGHVVRVDLDTMASAATELPAPVSCRARAGHCRGRLRFASSDGARLRIWELRDATGGEWALKHEIGVADVVPGAASQPITFLFMAFHPEREVVYLWSPWKLLAFDMVQRRVEEEWAFGSEKEGTHLIQVWLFPFSRHLASALA